A genomic segment from Arcobacter acticola encodes:
- a CDS encoding NAD(P)-binding domain-containing protein — protein MKDKIYDIVIIGGGPGGIGSAIEAAAHKIGEILLIEKTDNHSNTIRKFYKDNKRVDKDYKGQVTTLQGNVEFYDGTKETTLDYFNNLLDTEKIDARFNTEVEKIIRNKETDLLEIHTSIGLIQTKNAIVAIGKMGKPNKPDYKIPPSIKAQVNFNLDKCSTNEKILVVGGGNSAAEYAYDLADQNNNVTLVYRKATFSRLNETNENLLKKYNGEEKLRLRMNTDILSLENEEDKIKVEFNDGYSVLFDRIIYAIGGTTPVDFLKSCGISVNEDEQPIFDEHHETSAKDIYVAGDIAFKSGGSIAIALNHGYHIVNNILRKRGKIFSHTEKFSKSE, from the coding sequence GTAATAATTGGTGGAGGACCAGGAGGAATTGGTTCAGCTATCGAAGCAGCAGCACATAAAATAGGGGAAATATTACTAATAGAAAAAACTGATAATCATTCTAATACTATTAGAAAGTTTTATAAAGATAATAAAAGAGTAGATAAAGATTATAAAGGACAAGTTACCACTTTACAGGGTAATGTTGAATTTTATGATGGAACTAAAGAAACTACACTTGATTATTTTAATAATTTACTTGATACTGAAAAGATTGATGCAAGATTTAATACAGAAGTTGAAAAAATCATAAGAAATAAAGAAACAGATTTATTAGAAATACATACTTCAATTGGATTAATACAAACAAAAAATGCTATTGTAGCTATTGGAAAAATGGGAAAACCAAATAAACCTGATTATAAAATTCCCCCATCAATAAAAGCACAAGTAAATTTTAATCTTGATAAATGCTCAACAAATGAAAAAATATTAGTTGTTGGTGGTGGAAATTCTGCTGCTGAGTATGCATATGATTTAGCTGATCAAAACAATAATGTTACTTTAGTTTATAGAAAAGCAACTTTTTCAAGACTAAATGAAACAAATGAAAATCTACTGAAAAAATATAATGGTGAAGAAAAATTAAGACTTAGAATGAATACAGATATTTTATCATTAGAAAATGAAGAAGATAAAATAAAAGTAGAGTTCAATGATGGTTATAGTGTATTATTTGACAGAATAATATATGCAATTGGAGGAACAACACCTGTTGATTTCTTAAAATCATGTGGAATAAGTGTAAATGAAGATGAACAACCAATATTTGATGAGCATCATGAAACATCTGCAAAAGATATTTATGTTGCAGGAGATATTGCCTTTAAATCAGGTGGTTCAATTGCAATTGCATTAAATCATGGTTACCATATTGTAAATAATATTTTAAGAAAAAGAGGGAAAATATTTTCTCATACTGAGAAATTTTCAAAGTCAGAATAG